In one Eulemur rufifrons isolate Redbay chromosome 14, OSU_ERuf_1, whole genome shotgun sequence genomic region, the following are encoded:
- the MCM7 gene encoding DNA replication licensing factor MCM7 isoform X1: MALKDYALEKEKVKKFLQEFYKDEEFGKKQFKYGNQLVHLAHREQVALYVDLDDVAEDDPELVDSICENAKRYARLFADAVQELLPQYKEREVINKDVLDVYIEHRLMMEQRSRDPGAVRSPQNQYPAELMRRFELYFQGPSSNKPRVIREVRADSVGKLVTVRGIVTRVSEVKPRMVVATYTCDQCGAETYQPIQSPTFMPLIMCPSQECQTNRSGGRLYLQTRGSKFIKFQEMKMQEHSDQVPVGNIPRSITVLVEGENTRIAQPGDHVSVTGIFLPVLRTGFRQVVQGLLSETYLEAHRIVKMNKSDDDEFAAGELSKEELRQIAEEDFYEKLAASIAPEIYGHEDVKKALLLLLVGGVDQSPRGMKIRGNINICLMGDPGVAKSQLLSYIDRLAPRSQYTTGRGSSGVGLTAAVLRDSVSGELTLEGGALVLADQGVCCIDEFDKMAEADRTAIHEVMEQQTISIAKAGILTTLNARCSILAAANPAYGRYNPRRSLEQNIQLPAALLSRFDLLWLIQDRPDRDNDLRLAQHITYVHQHSRQPPAQFEPLDMKLMRRYIAMCREKQPTVPESLADYITAAYVEMRREAWASKDATYTSARTLLAILRLSTALARLRMVDTVEKEDVNEAIRLMEMSKDSLLGDKGQTARTQRPADVIFATVRELVSGGRSVRFSEAEQRCISRGFTPAQFQAALDEYEELNVWQVNTSKTRITFV; this comes from the exons ATGGCACTTAAGGATTACGCGCTCGAGAAAG AAAAGGTTAAGAAGTTCTTACAAGAGTTTTACAAGGATGAAGAATTTGGGAAGAAGCAGTTCAAGTATGGGAACCAGTTG gTTCACCTGGCTCATCGGGAACAGGTGGCACTGTACGTGGACCTGGATGACGTAGCCGAGGATGACCCTGAGTTGGTGGACTCGATTTGTGAGAACGCCAAGCGCTATGCAAGGCTCTTTGCTGATGCTGTACAAGAGCTGCTGCCCCAGTACAAGGAGAGGGAG gtgATAAATAAAGATGTCTTGGATGTTTACATTGAGCACCGGCTGATGATGGAGCAGCGGAGCAGGGACCCTGGGGCAGTGCGAAGCCCCCAGAACCAGTACCCTGCTGAGCTCATGCGCAGATT cgAGCTGTATTTTCAAGGCCCCAGCAGCAACAAGCCTCGTGTTATCCGGGAAGTACGGGCTGACTCTGTAGGAAAATTGGTAACTGTACGTGGAATCGTCACTCGCGTCTCTGAAGTCAAACCCAGGATGGTGGTGGCCACTTACACTTGTGACCAGTGTGGGGCAGAGACCTACCAGCCG atCCAGTCTCCTACTTTCATGCCTCTGATCATGTGCCCAAGCCAGGAGTGCCAAACCAACCGCTCAGGAGGGCGGCTGTATCTGCAGACACGTGGCTCCAAATTCATCAAATTCCAGGAGATGAAGATGCAAGAACAT AGTGACCAAGTGCCCGTGGGAAACATCCCTCGCAGCATCACGGTGCTGGTAGAAGGAGAGAACACGAGGATCGCCCAGCCTGGAGACCATGTCAGTGTCACTGGTATCTTCTTGCCAGTCCTGCGTACTGGGTTCCGACAGGTGGTACAG GGTTTACTCTCAGAAACTTACCTGGAAGCCCATCGGATTGTGAAGATGAATAAGAGTGATGATGATGAGTTTGCGGCTGGAGAGCTGAGCAAGGAGGAGCTGAGGCAGATTGCAG AGGAGGATTTCTATGAAAAGCTGGCAGCTTCTATCGCCCCAGAGATATATGGGCATGAAGATGTTAAGAAGGCACTGTTACTCCTGCTGGTGGGAGGTGTGGACCAGTCTCCTCGAGGCATGAAAATCAGGG gcAACATCAACATCTGCCTGATGGGGGACCCTGGTGTGGCCAAGTCTCAGCTCCTGTCTTATATCGATCGCTTAGCCCCTCGCA GCCAATACACAACAGGACGTGGCTCCTCAGGAGTGGGGCTTACAGCTGCTGTGCTGAGAGACTCCGTGAGTGGAGAACTGACCTTAGAGGGCGGGGCCCTTGTGCTGGCTGACCAGGGCGTGTGCTGCATCGATGAGTTTGACAAGATGGCTGAGGCTGACCGCACAGCCATCCACGAGGTCATGGAGCAGCAGACCATCTCCATCGCCAAGGCGGGCATTCTCACCACACTAAACGCTCGCTGCTCCATCCTGGCTGCTGCCAACCCTGCCTATGGGCGCTATAACCCCCGCCGCAGCCTGGAGCAGAACATACAGCTTCCTGCTGCACTGCTTTCCCGATTTGACCTTCTCTGGCTGATCCAGGACCGGCCTGACCGAGACAATGACCTACG GTTGGCCCAGCACATCACCTATGTGCACCAGCACAGTCGCCAGCCGCCTGCCCAGTTTGAACCTTTGGACATGAAGCTCATGAG ACGTTACATAGCTATGTGCCGCGAGAAGCAGCCCACAGTGCCAGAGTCTCTGGCTGACTACATCACAGCAGCATATGTGGAGATGAGGCGAGAGGCTTGGGCTAGTAAGGATGCCACCTATACTTCTGCCCGGACCCTGCTGGCCATTCTGCGACTTTCAACTGCTCTG GCACGTCTGCGAATGGTGGAcactgtggagaaggaagatGTGAATGAAGCAATAAGGCTAATGGAGATGTCAAAGGACTCACTTTTAGGCGACAAGGGGCAAACAGCTAG GACCCAGAGACCAGCAGATGTGATATTTGCCACCGTCCGTGAATTGGTGTCAGGGGGCCGAAGCGTCCGATTTTCCGAGGCAGAGCAACGCTGCATATCCCGTGGCTTCACACCTGCCCAGTTCCAGGCGGCTCTTGATGAGTACGAGGAGTTAAATGTCTGGCAGGTCAATACTTCCAAGACACGGATCACTTTTGTCTGA
- the AP4M1 gene encoding AP-4 complex subunit mu-1 isoform X2: MISQFFILSSKGDPLIYKDFRGDSGGRDVAELFYRKLMGLPGDESPVVMHHDDRHFIHIRHSGLYLVVTTSENISPFSLLELLSRLATLLGDYCGSLGEGTISRNVALVYELLDEVLDYGYVQTTSTEMLRNFIQTEPVVSKPFSLFDLSSVGLFGAETQQSKVAPSSAASRPVLSSRTDQSQKNEVFLDVVERLSVLIASNGSLLKVDVQGEIRLKSFLPSGSEIRIGLTEEFCVGKSELRGYGPGIRVDEVSFHSSVHLDEFESHRILRLQPAQGELTVMRYQLSDDLPSPLPFRLFPSVQWDRGSGRLQVYLKLRCDLPPKSQALNVRLHLPLPRGVVSLSQELSSPEQKAELGEGALRWDLPRVQGGSQLSGLFQMDVPGPPSHGPSTSAPPLGLGPASLSFELPRHTCSGLQVRFLRLTFRPCGNTNPHKWVRHLSHSDAYVIRI, from the exons ATGATTTCCCAGTTCTTCATTCTGTCCTCCAAGGGAGACCCGCTCATCTACAAAGACT TCCGGGGAGACAGTGGCGGCCGGGATGTGGCCGAGCTCTTCTACCGGAAGCTGATGGGACTGCCAGGAGACGAGTCCCCGGTTGTCATG CATCACGATGACCGTCATTTCATTCATATCAGACACAGCGGTCTCTATTTAGTAGTCACGACTTCAGAAAACATTTCTCCTTTCAGCCTCCTGGAGCTACTCTCCCG GTTGGCCACTCTCCTGGGCGATTACTGTGGCTCCCTGGGTGAGGGGACCATCTCCCGCAACGTGGCTCTGGTCTACGAACTCCTGGATGAAGTGTTG GACTATGGGTATGTACAGACCACATCCACAGAGATGCTGAGGAACTTCATCCAGACGGAACCCGTGGTCAGCAAGCCCTTCAGCCTTTTTGACCTCAGCAGTGTTGGCTTG TTTGGAGCCGAGACACAGCAGAGCAAAGTGGCCCCCAGCAGCGCAGCCAGCCGCCCTGTCCTGTCCAGTCGCACTGACCAG agccAGAAGAATGAAGTTTTTTTGGATGTGGTCGAGAGACTGTCTGTACTGATAGCATCTAAT ggcTCACTGTTGAAGGTGGATGTGCAGGGAGAGATCCGGCTCAAGAGCTTCCTTCCCAGTGGCTCTG AGATTCGCATTGGCTTGACAGAAGAATTCTGTGTGGGGAAGTCAGAACTGAGAG GTTATGGGCCAGGAATTCGGGTTGATGAGGTCTCATTCCACAGCTCCGTGCACCTGGATGAGTTTGAGTCTCATCGAATCCTCCGCTTGCAGCCGGCTCAGGGCGAG ctgaCCGTGATGCGGTACCAACTCTCTGATGACCTCCCCTCGCCGCTCCCCTTCCGGCTCTTTCCCTCTGTGCAGTGGGACCGAGGCTCAGGCCG GCTCCAGGTTTATCTGAAGTTGCGATGTGACCTGCCCCCAAAGAG CCAAGCTCTCAATGTCAGGCTGCACCTTCCCCTGCCTCGAGGAGTGGTCAG CCTATCCCAGGAGCTGAGCAGCCCAGAGcagaaggcagagctgggagagggAGCCCTTCGCTGGGACCTGCCCCGGGTGCAAGGAGGCTCTCAACTCTCAGGCCTCTTCCAG ATGGATGTCCCAGGGCCTCCCAGCCATGGGCCCTCCACTTCGGCCCCTCCtctggggctgggccctgccaGCCTCTCCTTCGAACTTCCTCGGCACACATGCTCTGGGCTCCAGGTTCGCTTCCTTAGGCTCACCTTCAGACCCTGCGGCAACACCAACCCCCACAAGTGGGTGCGACACCTAAGCCACAGTGATGCCTACGTAATTCGGATCTGA
- the MCM7 gene encoding DNA replication licensing factor MCM7 isoform X2 — MMEQRSRDPGAVRSPQNQYPAELMRRFELYFQGPSSNKPRVIREVRADSVGKLVTVRGIVTRVSEVKPRMVVATYTCDQCGAETYQPIQSPTFMPLIMCPSQECQTNRSGGRLYLQTRGSKFIKFQEMKMQEHSDQVPVGNIPRSITVLVEGENTRIAQPGDHVSVTGIFLPVLRTGFRQVVQGLLSETYLEAHRIVKMNKSDDDEFAAGELSKEELRQIAEEDFYEKLAASIAPEIYGHEDVKKALLLLLVGGVDQSPRGMKIRGNINICLMGDPGVAKSQLLSYIDRLAPRSQYTTGRGSSGVGLTAAVLRDSVSGELTLEGGALVLADQGVCCIDEFDKMAEADRTAIHEVMEQQTISIAKAGILTTLNARCSILAAANPAYGRYNPRRSLEQNIQLPAALLSRFDLLWLIQDRPDRDNDLRLAQHITYVHQHSRQPPAQFEPLDMKLMRRYIAMCREKQPTVPESLADYITAAYVEMRREAWASKDATYTSARTLLAILRLSTALARLRMVDTVEKEDVNEAIRLMEMSKDSLLGDKGQTARTQRPADVIFATVRELVSGGRSVRFSEAEQRCISRGFTPAQFQAALDEYEELNVWQVNTSKTRITFV; from the exons ATGATGGAGCAGCGGAGCAGGGACCCTGGGGCAGTGCGAAGCCCCCAGAACCAGTACCCTGCTGAGCTCATGCGCAGATT cgAGCTGTATTTTCAAGGCCCCAGCAGCAACAAGCCTCGTGTTATCCGGGAAGTACGGGCTGACTCTGTAGGAAAATTGGTAACTGTACGTGGAATCGTCACTCGCGTCTCTGAAGTCAAACCCAGGATGGTGGTGGCCACTTACACTTGTGACCAGTGTGGGGCAGAGACCTACCAGCCG atCCAGTCTCCTACTTTCATGCCTCTGATCATGTGCCCAAGCCAGGAGTGCCAAACCAACCGCTCAGGAGGGCGGCTGTATCTGCAGACACGTGGCTCCAAATTCATCAAATTCCAGGAGATGAAGATGCAAGAACAT AGTGACCAAGTGCCCGTGGGAAACATCCCTCGCAGCATCACGGTGCTGGTAGAAGGAGAGAACACGAGGATCGCCCAGCCTGGAGACCATGTCAGTGTCACTGGTATCTTCTTGCCAGTCCTGCGTACTGGGTTCCGACAGGTGGTACAG GGTTTACTCTCAGAAACTTACCTGGAAGCCCATCGGATTGTGAAGATGAATAAGAGTGATGATGATGAGTTTGCGGCTGGAGAGCTGAGCAAGGAGGAGCTGAGGCAGATTGCAG AGGAGGATTTCTATGAAAAGCTGGCAGCTTCTATCGCCCCAGAGATATATGGGCATGAAGATGTTAAGAAGGCACTGTTACTCCTGCTGGTGGGAGGTGTGGACCAGTCTCCTCGAGGCATGAAAATCAGGG gcAACATCAACATCTGCCTGATGGGGGACCCTGGTGTGGCCAAGTCTCAGCTCCTGTCTTATATCGATCGCTTAGCCCCTCGCA GCCAATACACAACAGGACGTGGCTCCTCAGGAGTGGGGCTTACAGCTGCTGTGCTGAGAGACTCCGTGAGTGGAGAACTGACCTTAGAGGGCGGGGCCCTTGTGCTGGCTGACCAGGGCGTGTGCTGCATCGATGAGTTTGACAAGATGGCTGAGGCTGACCGCACAGCCATCCACGAGGTCATGGAGCAGCAGACCATCTCCATCGCCAAGGCGGGCATTCTCACCACACTAAACGCTCGCTGCTCCATCCTGGCTGCTGCCAACCCTGCCTATGGGCGCTATAACCCCCGCCGCAGCCTGGAGCAGAACATACAGCTTCCTGCTGCACTGCTTTCCCGATTTGACCTTCTCTGGCTGATCCAGGACCGGCCTGACCGAGACAATGACCTACG GTTGGCCCAGCACATCACCTATGTGCACCAGCACAGTCGCCAGCCGCCTGCCCAGTTTGAACCTTTGGACATGAAGCTCATGAG ACGTTACATAGCTATGTGCCGCGAGAAGCAGCCCACAGTGCCAGAGTCTCTGGCTGACTACATCACAGCAGCATATGTGGAGATGAGGCGAGAGGCTTGGGCTAGTAAGGATGCCACCTATACTTCTGCCCGGACCCTGCTGGCCATTCTGCGACTTTCAACTGCTCTG GCACGTCTGCGAATGGTGGAcactgtggagaaggaagatGTGAATGAAGCAATAAGGCTAATGGAGATGTCAAAGGACTCACTTTTAGGCGACAAGGGGCAAACAGCTAG GACCCAGAGACCAGCAGATGTGATATTTGCCACCGTCCGTGAATTGGTGTCAGGGGGCCGAAGCGTCCGATTTTCCGAGGCAGAGCAACGCTGCATATCCCGTGGCTTCACACCTGCCCAGTTCCAGGCGGCTCTTGATGAGTACGAGGAGTTAAATGTCTGGCAGGTCAATACTTCCAAGACACGGATCACTTTTGTCTGA
- the AP4M1 gene encoding AP-4 complex subunit mu-1 isoform X1, whose product MISQFFILSSKGDPLIYKDFRGDSGGRDVAELFYRKLMGLPGDESPVVMVTTGGGGWRHHDDRHFIHIRHSGLYLVVTTSENISPFSLLELLSRLATLLGDYCGSLGEGTISRNVALVYELLDEVLDYGYVQTTSTEMLRNFIQTEPVVSKPFSLFDLSSVGLFGAETQQSKVAPSSAASRPVLSSRTDQSQKNEVFLDVVERLSVLIASNGSLLKVDVQGEIRLKSFLPSGSEIRIGLTEEFCVGKSELRGYGPGIRVDEVSFHSSVHLDEFESHRILRLQPAQGELTVMRYQLSDDLPSPLPFRLFPSVQWDRGSGRLQVYLKLRCDLPPKSQALNVRLHLPLPRGVVSLSQELSSPEQKAELGEGALRWDLPRVQGGSQLSGLFQMDVPGPPSHGPSTSAPPLGLGPASLSFELPRHTCSGLQVRFLRLTFRPCGNTNPHKWVRHLSHSDAYVIRI is encoded by the exons ATGATTTCCCAGTTCTTCATTCTGTCCTCCAAGGGAGACCCGCTCATCTACAAAGACT TCCGGGGAGACAGTGGCGGCCGGGATGTGGCCGAGCTCTTCTACCGGAAGCTGATGGGACTGCCAGGAGACGAGTCCCCGGTTGTCATGGTAACcactgggggcgggggctggcgg CATCACGATGACCGTCATTTCATTCATATCAGACACAGCGGTCTCTATTTAGTAGTCACGACTTCAGAAAACATTTCTCCTTTCAGCCTCCTGGAGCTACTCTCCCG GTTGGCCACTCTCCTGGGCGATTACTGTGGCTCCCTGGGTGAGGGGACCATCTCCCGCAACGTGGCTCTGGTCTACGAACTCCTGGATGAAGTGTTG GACTATGGGTATGTACAGACCACATCCACAGAGATGCTGAGGAACTTCATCCAGACGGAACCCGTGGTCAGCAAGCCCTTCAGCCTTTTTGACCTCAGCAGTGTTGGCTTG TTTGGAGCCGAGACACAGCAGAGCAAAGTGGCCCCCAGCAGCGCAGCCAGCCGCCCTGTCCTGTCCAGTCGCACTGACCAG agccAGAAGAATGAAGTTTTTTTGGATGTGGTCGAGAGACTGTCTGTACTGATAGCATCTAAT ggcTCACTGTTGAAGGTGGATGTGCAGGGAGAGATCCGGCTCAAGAGCTTCCTTCCCAGTGGCTCTG AGATTCGCATTGGCTTGACAGAAGAATTCTGTGTGGGGAAGTCAGAACTGAGAG GTTATGGGCCAGGAATTCGGGTTGATGAGGTCTCATTCCACAGCTCCGTGCACCTGGATGAGTTTGAGTCTCATCGAATCCTCCGCTTGCAGCCGGCTCAGGGCGAG ctgaCCGTGATGCGGTACCAACTCTCTGATGACCTCCCCTCGCCGCTCCCCTTCCGGCTCTTTCCCTCTGTGCAGTGGGACCGAGGCTCAGGCCG GCTCCAGGTTTATCTGAAGTTGCGATGTGACCTGCCCCCAAAGAG CCAAGCTCTCAATGTCAGGCTGCACCTTCCCCTGCCTCGAGGAGTGGTCAG CCTATCCCAGGAGCTGAGCAGCCCAGAGcagaaggcagagctgggagagggAGCCCTTCGCTGGGACCTGCCCCGGGTGCAAGGAGGCTCTCAACTCTCAGGCCTCTTCCAG ATGGATGTCCCAGGGCCTCCCAGCCATGGGCCCTCCACTTCGGCCCCTCCtctggggctgggccctgccaGCCTCTCCTTCGAACTTCCTCGGCACACATGCTCTGGGCTCCAGGTTCGCTTCCTTAGGCTCACCTTCAGACCCTGCGGCAACACCAACCCCCACAAGTGGGTGCGACACCTAAGCCACAGTGATGCCTACGTAATTCGGATCTGA
- the COPS6 gene encoding COP9 signalosome complex subunit 6: protein MAAAAAAAAAAAANGTGGSSGMEVDAAVVPSVMASGVTGSVSVALHPLVILNISDHWIRMRSQEGRPMQVIGALIGKQEGRNIEVMNSFELLSHTVEEKIIIDKEYYYTKEEQFKQVFKELEFLGWYTTGGPPDPSDIHVHKQVCEIIESPLFLKLNPMTKHTDLPVSVFESVIDIINGEATMLFAELTYTLATEEAERIGVDHVARMTATGSGENSTVAEHLIAQHSAIKMLHSRVKLILEYVKASEAGEVPFNHEILREAYALCHCLPVLSTDKFKTDFYDQCNDVGLMAYLGTITKTCNTMNQFVNKFNVLYDRQGIGRRMRGLFF, encoded by the exons AtggcggcagcggcggcagcggcggcagctGCGGCGGCGAACGGGACCGGAGGGAGCAGCGGGATGGAGGTGGATGCAGCAG TAGTCCCCAGCGTGATGGCCTCCGGAGTGACTGGGAGTGTTTCAGTCGCTCTTCATCCCCTTGTCATTCTCAACATCTCGGACCACTGGATCCGCATGCGCTCCCAGGAGGGGCGGCCTATGCAAG TGATTGGGGCTCTGATCGGGAAGCAGGAGGGCCGAAATATCGAGGTGATGAACTCCTTTGAGCTGCTGTCCCACACCGTGGAAGAGAAGATTATCATTGACAAGGAATATTATTACACCAAGGAGGAGCAGT TTAAACAGGTATTCAAGGAGCTGGAATTTCTGGGTTGGTATACCACAGGGGGGCCGCCTGACCCCTCCGACATCCACGTCCATAAGCAG GTGTGTGAGATAATCGAGAGCCCCCTCTTTCTAAAGTTGAACCCTATGACCAAGCACACAGAT CTTCCGGTCAGCGTTTTTGAGTCCGTCATTGATATAATCAATGGAGAG GCCACAATGCTATTTGCTGAGCTGACCTACACTCTGGCCACAGAAGAAGCTGAACGCATTGGTGTAGACCATGTGGCCCGAATGACAGCAACAGGCAGTGGAGAGAACTCCACTG TGGCTGAACACCTCATAGCACAGCACAGCGCCATCAAGATGCTACACAGCCGTGTCAAGCTCATCCTGGAGTACGTCAAGGCTTCTGAAGCAG GAGAAGTCCCTTTTAACCATGAGATCCTGAGGGAGGCCTATGCTCTGTGTCACTGCCTCCCAGTGCTCAGCACAGACAAGTTCAAGACTGATTTTTATGAT CAATGCAATGATGTGGGGCTCATGGCCTACCTCGGCACCATCACCAAAACGTGCAACACGATGAACCAGTTTGTGAACAAGTTCAATGTCCTCTACGATCGACAAGGCATCGGCAGGCGAATGCGGGGGCTCTTCTTCTGA